Proteins encoded in a region of the Hypomesus transpacificus isolate Combined female chromosome 17, fHypTra1, whole genome shotgun sequence genome:
- the LOC124480111 gene encoding uncharacterized protein LOC124480111 isoform X2 produces the protein MAWKWLTYSDERNALFCFLCLAFSKPNDPSSFIGGMTDWRHVHQRIEEHERGMAHRQCAEAYVLNCSRASVDHLLEGRQLKGHREQVKKRRQVLERVVEVVRVLGKRGLSYRQEHNEAAYTLDINSLDHGNFLELIILLGKYDVCLKEHLSSVIEKSKQIHASGTQGRGSLITLLSKTTVDAVIDAIKHLIQESISADIKKAGMYSVQLDTTQDVTGREQCSVILRFVTDAVHERLVAVVQCSTTTGQSFVTLLTEVLESLQLDIGLCIGNATDGASNMQGQYRGFSALMASKNPTHQHVWCYAHVLNLVLSDTTHSVIESGSLFDLLNDIAVFIRDSYTRVSVWETESQDKRHKRISTIGETRWWAKHHALRKVFGNFGRPDGGLFVEVVSTLSAIMKLKSLASNARNKARGYRDGLLRYETVLTAQLFLRVFEFTSPLSKYLQTGGMDILSAHRMVTTTHDSLTKIARDFPAVKDAADCFVHWANEKLEEQDDLDLEVEAALPQKRLKKKKVLPGEMAQDESLSDSEKAYEVNVHHQILDTAVEAMHHRFLTHGTLYADLSLLHPKNFPLIQTSGGALPVSALQELSKCLVVYDSRATVTDLQIELRNLAQQWDRLVQSQLDNYATNFIALLHICSCGLLEGHSTFSQPAALSPRGVPGMCISLVWTSQAFFKFVIFGVKDCLPLMWSSRVFFLFH, from the exons ATGGCATGGAAATGGCTGACTTATAGTGATGAACGTAatgctttattttgttttctttgccttGCTTTTAGCAAGCCCAATGACCCAAGTTCTTTCATTGGAGGCATGACAGACTGGAGGCATGTGCACCAAAGAATAGAGGAGCATGAGAGAGGCATGGCACATAGACAGTGTGCTGAGGCATATGTATTAAACTGCTCCAGAGCAAGTGTTGATCACCTCCTTGAGGGAAGACAGCTGAAAGGACACCGTGAGCAGGTGAAGAAGAGACGTCAGGTGTTGGAACGTGTGGTGGAGGTTGTGAGAGTCTTAGGGAAGAGAGGCTTAAGCTACAGGCAGGAGCACAATGAAGCTGCGTACACCTTGGACATCAACAGTCTCGACCATGGCAATTTCCTAGAACTTATTATATTGTTGGGGAAATATGatgtgtgtttaaaggagcaCCTCAGCAGTGTAATTGAGAAAAGCAAGCAGATCCATGCTTCAGGCACACAAGGCAGAGGCTCTCTCATTACCCTCCTGTCCAAAACAACTGTGGATGCAGTAATCGATGCTATCAAGCATTTAATTCAAGAGAGCATCTCAGCAGACATCAAAAAAGCCGGAATGTATTCTGTGCAGCTCGACACAACACAAGATgttacagggagagagcagtgttctGTGATTTTGAGGTTTGTGACGGATGCAGTCCATGAAAGGCTGGTTGCAGTCGTACAATGCAGCACAACTACAGGACAGTCGTTTGTGACGCTGTTAACAGAAGTCCTTGAGAGTCTGCAATTGGACATAGGCCTGTGCATTGGAAACGCCACAGATGGAGCCTCTAATATGCAGGGTCAATACAGAGGTTTCTCTGCATTAATGGCATCCAAAAACCCCACCCATCAGCATGTGTGGTGCTATGCACATGTCTTGAACCTTGTATTGTCCGATACCACCCATAGCGTCATTGAAAGTGGATCACTATTTGACCTGCTGAACGACATTGCCGTATTCATCAGGGACTCATAcacaagagtgagtgtgtgggagaccGAGAGCCAGGACAAGAGGCACAAACGCATCTCAACAATTGGAGAGACGAGATGGTGGGCTAAACATCATGCCCTGAGGAAAGTTTTTGGAAACTTTGGCAGACCTGATGGCGGCCTTTTTGTTGAAGTGGTGTCCACACTTTCTGCCATAATGAAGCTGAAGTCACTTGCATCAAATGCAAGAAACAAAGCCAGAGGATACAGAGACGGCTTACTTCGATACGAAACTGTGCTCACAGCTCAGTTATTCCTCCGGGTATTTGAGTTCACCTCACCACTGTCAAAATACCTACAGACCGGAGGAATGGACATCCTCTCTGCACATAGGATGGTCACCACAACACACGATTCACTTACAAAGATAGCAAGAGATTTCCCGGCCGTCAAAGATGCAGCTGACTGTTTTGTCCATTGGGCAAATGAAAAgctagaggagcaggatgatcTAGATTTGGAAGTGGAGGCAGCACTACctcagaaaaggctaaagaagaagaaagtcttGCCAGGAGAGATGGCCCAGGATGAAAGCCTCAGTGATTCAGAGAAGGCCTATGAGGTCAATGTTCACCACCAGATCCTGGATACAGCTGTTGAGGCCATGCACCACAGATTCCTCACTCATGGCACTCTGTATGCAGATTTATCCCTCCTACATCCCAAAAACTTCCCCCTCATCCAGACCAGTGGCGGTGCACTCCCTGTATCTGCACTTCAAGAACTCAGCAAGTGTCTAGTTGTGTATGACAGCAGGGCAACTGTTACAGATCTACAGATTGAACTCAGAAACTTGGCACAGCAATGGGACAGGCTGGTACAATCACAATTGGATAACTACGCAACT AATTTCATTGCCTTGCTACATATTTGTTCTTGTGGACTATTGGAGGGCCATTCAACATTTTCTCAACCA GCTGCCCTGTCCCCCAGGGGTGTTCCAGGGATGTGCATTTCATTGGTGTGGACTTCACAGGCATTCTTCAAATTT gTAATTTTTGGAGTGAAGGATTGCCTTCCCCTGATGTGGAGTTCACGTGTGTTCTTTTTGTTTCATT ag
- the LOC124480111 gene encoding uncharacterized protein LOC124480111 isoform X1, which produces MAWKWLTYSDERNALFCFLCLAFSKPNDPSSFIGGMTDWRHVHQRIEEHERGMAHRQCAEAYVLNCSRASVDHLLEGRQLKGHREQVKKRRQVLERVVEVVRVLGKRGLSYRQEHNEAAYTLDINSLDHGNFLELIILLGKYDVCLKEHLSSVIEKSKQIHASGTQGRGSLITLLSKTTVDAVIDAIKHLIQESISADIKKAGMYSVQLDTTQDVTGREQCSVILRFVTDAVHERLVAVVQCSTTTGQSFVTLLTEVLESLQLDIGLCIGNATDGASNMQGQYRGFSALMASKNPTHQHVWCYAHVLNLVLSDTTHSVIESGSLFDLLNDIAVFIRDSYTRVSVWETESQDKRHKRISTIGETRWWAKHHALRKVFGNFGRPDGGLFVEVVSTLSAIMKLKSLASNARNKARGYRDGLLRYETVLTAQLFLRVFEFTSPLSKYLQTGGMDILSAHRMVTTTHDSLTKIARDFPAVKDAADCFVHWANEKLEEQDDLDLEVEAALPQKRLKKKKVLPGEMAQDESLSDSEKAYEVNVHHQILDTAVEAMHHRFLTHGTLYADLSLLHPKNFPLIQTSGGALPVSALQELSKCLVVYDSRATVTDLQIELRNLAQQWDRLVQSQLDNYATKAVEEESDGQEEMEIISKTCVSCKECPLCCYKILLRFNMLTHAYPLLGLAYKFLLTLSITQVACERSFSTLRYIKNRLRSCLSASKLEAFMLMAIEKDVLVSLETDTVIDRVAEKSESMKKLLL; this is translated from the coding sequence ATGGCATGGAAATGGCTGACTTATAGTGATGAACGTAatgctttattttgttttctttgccttGCTTTTAGCAAGCCCAATGACCCAAGTTCTTTCATTGGAGGCATGACAGACTGGAGGCATGTGCACCAAAGAATAGAGGAGCATGAGAGAGGCATGGCACATAGACAGTGTGCTGAGGCATATGTATTAAACTGCTCCAGAGCAAGTGTTGATCACCTCCTTGAGGGAAGACAGCTGAAAGGACACCGTGAGCAGGTGAAGAAGAGACGTCAGGTGTTGGAACGTGTGGTGGAGGTTGTGAGAGTCTTAGGGAAGAGAGGCTTAAGCTACAGGCAGGAGCACAATGAAGCTGCGTACACCTTGGACATCAACAGTCTCGACCATGGCAATTTCCTAGAACTTATTATATTGTTGGGGAAATATGatgtgtgtttaaaggagcaCCTCAGCAGTGTAATTGAGAAAAGCAAGCAGATCCATGCTTCAGGCACACAAGGCAGAGGCTCTCTCATTACCCTCCTGTCCAAAACAACTGTGGATGCAGTAATCGATGCTATCAAGCATTTAATTCAAGAGAGCATCTCAGCAGACATCAAAAAAGCCGGAATGTATTCTGTGCAGCTCGACACAACACAAGATgttacagggagagagcagtgttctGTGATTTTGAGGTTTGTGACGGATGCAGTCCATGAAAGGCTGGTTGCAGTCGTACAATGCAGCACAACTACAGGACAGTCGTTTGTGACGCTGTTAACAGAAGTCCTTGAGAGTCTGCAATTGGACATAGGCCTGTGCATTGGAAACGCCACAGATGGAGCCTCTAATATGCAGGGTCAATACAGAGGTTTCTCTGCATTAATGGCATCCAAAAACCCCACCCATCAGCATGTGTGGTGCTATGCACATGTCTTGAACCTTGTATTGTCCGATACCACCCATAGCGTCATTGAAAGTGGATCACTATTTGACCTGCTGAACGACATTGCCGTATTCATCAGGGACTCATAcacaagagtgagtgtgtgggagaccGAGAGCCAGGACAAGAGGCACAAACGCATCTCAACAATTGGAGAGACGAGATGGTGGGCTAAACATCATGCCCTGAGGAAAGTTTTTGGAAACTTTGGCAGACCTGATGGCGGCCTTTTTGTTGAAGTGGTGTCCACACTTTCTGCCATAATGAAGCTGAAGTCACTTGCATCAAATGCAAGAAACAAAGCCAGAGGATACAGAGACGGCTTACTTCGATACGAAACTGTGCTCACAGCTCAGTTATTCCTCCGGGTATTTGAGTTCACCTCACCACTGTCAAAATACCTACAGACCGGAGGAATGGACATCCTCTCTGCACATAGGATGGTCACCACAACACACGATTCACTTACAAAGATAGCAAGAGATTTCCCGGCCGTCAAAGATGCAGCTGACTGTTTTGTCCATTGGGCAAATGAAAAgctagaggagcaggatgatcTAGATTTGGAAGTGGAGGCAGCACTACctcagaaaaggctaaagaagaagaaagtcttGCCAGGAGAGATGGCCCAGGATGAAAGCCTCAGTGATTCAGAGAAGGCCTATGAGGTCAATGTTCACCACCAGATCCTGGATACAGCTGTTGAGGCCATGCACCACAGATTCCTCACTCATGGCACTCTGTATGCAGATTTATCCCTCCTACATCCCAAAAACTTCCCCCTCATCCAGACCAGTGGCGGTGCACTCCCTGTATCTGCACTTCAAGAACTCAGCAAGTGTCTAGTTGTGTATGACAGCAGGGCAACTGTTACAGATCTACAGATTGAACTCAGAAACTTGGCACAGCAATGGGACAGGCTGGTACAATCACAATTGGATAACTACGCAACTaaagcagttgaagaggaatcaGATGGCCAAGAAGAGATGGAAATAATAAGCAAAACCTGTGTGTCTTGCAAAGAGTGCCCCCTGTGCTGCTACAAAATCCTTCTCAGGTTTAACATGCTGACTCACGCATATCCGCTACTTGGGTTGGCATACAAGTTTCTGCTAACCCTGTCAATAACTCAGGTAGCCTGTGAGCGGTCATTTTCCACCCTTCGCTACATCAAAAACCGACTGAGGagttgcctgtctgccagcaaaCTGGAAGCCTTCATGTTGATGGCCATTGAAAAGGATGTCCTTGTGTCCCTTGAAACTGACACAGTGATTGACAGAGTTGCAGAGAAGAGCGAATCAATGAAGAAACTGCTTTTATAA